A segment of the Frankineae bacterium MT45 genome:
GTGCCGCGCGGGGTGAACTGGAAAGACGGCGTGACGGCGGCGCTGGGGGAGAGCAACCCCCGCGAAATGTGGCGCAAGGTGCTCGGCGGCGTGAACAGCTACGCCGACGTCGAGGTGCCCCTGCTGAGGGCGGTAGAGGAGTTGATCGACTTCGTCACCGGATAGCCACCGTTGTGCCACTATGGGGGCATGCCCGCATGGTTGGTCTGGTTGATCGTGGCGGCGCTGCTGGCCACGGCAGAGACGATGTCGATGGATCTGGTGCTCGCGATGTGTGCGGCCGGAGCCCTCGCTGGATCCATCTGCGCGCTGGTCGGGCTCCCGCTGGCGGTGCAGTTTCTCGTTGCTTTCGCGGTGGGCGGCTCGGGAGTATTCATCGTCCGGCCGATAGCCAAGCGGCACCTGCAGCGCGGTGGTCAGCCGACCGGCGTCGACCTGCTCATCGGGAAGAACGCAGTCGTCCTCACCCGGGTCAGCGCCCACAGCGGGCTGGTCCGGCTTAACGGTGGCGAGTGGACCGCCCGGGCCTATGACGAGGCGCAGGTGATCGAGGCCGGCCAGACGGTTCAGGTGATGAAGATTTCCGGGGCCACCGCCGTTGTCTGGGCCCCGCCGGAGTTCGCCGAGAAGCCAGCACAGCCACTCGATCCGACGCAGTAGTGTGCGTCGGAACGGCTGAGTGGGACTGGCGTAGTGCAGACTGTGCAGCGGTCAACACCGGAGGGAACATGATGAGTTTTGTTGTAAGGGGGAACGCATGAACGCAGCGTTGATCGGTGGGATCGTCATCGCCCTGGTGCTGGTGATCCTCGCGGTGCGAAGTGTGCGGATCGTCCCCCAGGCTCGCGGGGCCGTAGTCGAACGTCTAGGCCGCTACATCCGTACTCAGGGCCCCGGCGTCGCCGTCCTGATTCCCTTCGTCGATCGGATGCGCCCCCTTATCGACCTCCGCGAGCAGGTGGTCAGCTTCCCGCCGCAGCCGGTGATCACCAGCGACAACCTGACCGTCGCCGTCGATTCGGTCATCTACTTCCAGGTGACCGACCCGCGTTCGGCGACGTATGAGATCCAGAACTACATCCAGGCCGTCGAGCAGTTGACGATCACCACGCTGCGCAACGTCATCGGAGCTCTCAATCTCGAGCAGGCCCTGACCAGCCGGGACTCGATCAACACCCAGTTGCGCGCGGTGCTCGACGAGGCGACTGGCCCGTGGGGTATCCGTGTCGCCCGTGTGGAGATCAAGGCGATCGATCCACCACTGTCGATCCAGGATGCGATGGAGCAGCAGATGCGGGCCGATCGGGCGAAGCGGGCCGTGATCCTGGCCGCCGAGGGCGCTCGGGAGTCGGCGATCAAGACGGCGGAGGGTGAGAAGGCCGCGCAGATCCTCTCGGCGGAGGGTAAGAAGCAGGCGGCGATCCTGTCGGCCGAGGCGGAGCGGCAGTCACGAATCCTGCGGGCCGAGGGTGACCGGGCGGCCAGATTCCTCAGCGCACAGGGGCAGGCCAAGGCGATCGAGACGACCTTCGGGGCGATCCACGCGGCCAAGCCCGACGCCGGGCTGTTGGCCTACCAGTATCTGCAGACGCTGCCTCAGATCGCCCAGGGCGACGCCAACAAGATGTGGATCGTGCCCAGCGAGTTCAGCAAGGCCGTTGAGGGAATCGCCAGGATGGCGAGCGGCGAGGCCGG
Coding sequences within it:
- a CDS encoding Regulator of protease activity HflC, stomatin/prohibitin superfamily; this encodes MNAALIGGIVIALVLVILAVRSVRIVPQARGAVVERLGRYIRTQGPGVAVLIPFVDRMRPLIDLREQVVSFPPQPVITSDNLTVAVDSVIYFQVTDPRSATYEIQNYIQAVEQLTITTLRNVIGALNLEQALTSRDSINTQLRAVLDEATGPWGIRVARVEIKAIDPPLSIQDAMEQQMRADRAKRAVILAAEGARESAIKTAEGEKAAQILSAEGKKQAAILSAEAERQSRILRAEGDRAARFLSAQGQAKAIETTFGAIHAAKPDAGLLAYQYLQTLPQIAQGDANKMWIVPSEFSKAVEGIARMASGEAGPDAPSWLTPPASAAEGAEPAPPLDTTGWFDSNLPPAAEQPEATNLRASDDDRDSRLAREGLPVPGSVPFPATPASTPPEATGDETATQVGDAEPGDQPVPPYLQRPPQSPPPPAPPSTAF
- a CDS encoding Membrane protein implicated in regulation of membrane protease activity — translated: MPAWLVWLIVAALLATAETMSMDLVLAMCAAGALAGSICALVGLPLAVQFLVAFAVGGSGVFIVRPIAKRHLQRGGQPTGVDLLIGKNAVVLTRVSAHSGLVRLNGGEWTARAYDEAQVIEAGQTVQVMKISGATAVVWAPPEFAEKPAQPLDPTQ